The genome window ACGGCTATACGGTCAATCTCACGCAGTCGGGCGAATGCACTGCACCACGGGTGCCCTGGATGGACCGAACGGACAGCGAAGATATTCGAATGGCCTCGATCCGCAATGCTGATGTCAACTGTcagatcagcagcaactcAACATTGGGAACTGTCATCCCTCCTGTGCAGAGCGCGCGATTGACCACTAACGCAAGCTTCTCTATGCGGTACGGACGAGTAGAAGTACGAGCGCGCATGCCCACCGGTGACTGGCTGTGGCCTGCAGTTTGGATGATGCCTCGCGACAGCGTTTACGGCGAGTGGCCCAAGAGCGGCGAAATTGATCTGTTCGAAGGCAAGGGCAATCAGGCGCGGTCGCGTACCGAACAGCTCAGCAACACCATGCGAAGTGCGCTTCATTGGGGCAACGATGCCACTACTGACCAGTATCTCAAGACGAATCAAGTGTCTACCCTTTGGCGCAATCTTTGGAACGATGAATTCCACACCTTCGGTCTCGAGTGGGACGAGCACGGGATTTGGACGTGGCGTGATAGCCGTGCGCGACGGGTGCTCAATGTCCGCTTCAAGGAACCCTTCATCAACCAGATGCCCAAGGTGCAGCTCCAAAATGGAGGCGGTATGGTACCTGCGCCGAACCCTTGGAGCAAAAGTACCAACAACGGTGCACCTTTCGATCAAGACTTCTACCTTATCCTCAATCTGGCCGTCGGAGGCACAAACGGCTACTTTGCCGACGTAGGCCAGCCATGGAGCAACGACGACCcgcgcgctgctgcaacttTCTGGAGCCAGCGTGCCAGTTGGCTTCCTAGCTGGGGCTCGGTCGAGAAGCGATCCATGGTGATCGACTATGTCAAAGCTTGGAAGCGGTGCTAAAGTTTTTAGTCTATCTGCTAGGTTGTGTTGTTTCGGTGGGCACTTTCAAGTACATACCTTTCCCGCCGTGCAGTGTAAGTTGACGATATACCAAAACTAGCTTCCCAATCATGAGTCGTGGGTGTGCGTCGTGAGTGAGGGAGACAcgagagtcgtgagttgtaagtcgtgagtggcgTCGCGGgttgactcgtgactcgtgtgactcacgactccgTGACTTGCGTGGGTGCACGCCGCATTGAGAAACATTTGGCGATGTA of Mycosarcoma maydis chromosome 7, whole genome shotgun sequence contains these proteins:
- a CDS encoding uncharacterized protein (related to beta-1,3-glucan binding protein) — encoded protein: MLFPQKQKSKAQLDSVLPPSGSQDNVSAETKSSDDGHSTDSRPVTIDCLPITKAAQRDLLQPPHGFVSRRIDIDTWTPPNLWSLSKRGKRSKRMDYLFVLFGILVGVLASGAVIGLGIFSFMSDQHKYCLALDEQFDGPLNTNIWSREVQVGGFGNKEFEWTTASSNNSYTKDGKLYITPTLTADAIGEGAVTNGYTVNLTQSGECTAPRVPWMDRTDSEDIRMASIRNADVNCQISSNSTLGTVIPPVQSARLTTNASFSMRYGRVEVRARMPTGDWLWPAVWMMPRDSVYGEWPKSGEIDLFEGKGNQARSRTEQLSNTMRSALHWGNDATTDQYLKTNQVSTLWRNLWNDEFHTFGLEWDEHGIWTWRDSRARRVLNVRFKEPFINQMPKVQLQNGGGMVPAPNPWSKSTNNGAPFDQDFYLILNLAVGGTNGYFADVGQPWSNDDPRAAATFWSQRASWLPSWGSVEKRSMVIDYVKAWKRC